The following DNA comes from Chitinophaga nivalis.
AGATAAGGTCACCGTGTAGTGGCCTGGATGGTGAAAAATATGATATACCGGAGATCCGGTGACGACCTGACTGGAATCATTGAAATTCCACGTATAATCGTTAACGTTAGCATCCGTTCTGTTGGCATAAAAGGTGATCACCGCATCAGTTGTGTAAGCCGATTGGTGAATGGATTGTTCCTGCCGGATCCGGATGGTTGTAAGCGTACAGTCTTCCGGGATAGTCAGCTGAAAGCCAAGCAGGATCAGACTTGCCAGCAGAAAAAAGAAAAATGTATACCATACCAGGGGATCTGTATAACGGATAATGTGAGGCCGGAGATGGCGTGTATTTACCAGGTATTCGCTTTCAGAATTACGGAGAGCCATTGGTTTTTCAGGTTTTTGTGAGGTGGTTATCTTTGGGAATAACAACGCAAGCTCCGTGGGTCATCTTTTTCTAAGTTAACAAAAAAAAATAAATCGCGAATAAATGTAAAATACTATTTTTGTACAGTAATGTTAACCCGGATAAACCAACCATCAATGACAGATTGTTATGCAAACTATTCAGCAGATCGCTGAGCAAAAAACTGAATTAAATATTGCATGGAAAACAACACCCGGAGGGCCGTGGTGCTGGAAGCGATTGTGCATTGCCTGAAAAATTTTCGTTATGATATAAGGGCAGAAGTGATAGCAGGTGACCTGCTGGAGCAGCTGTTGCAGGAAACGGAAATCATGGTGCAACCCATGAGTGTATTTACCCGATCATTCAGTCCGGATGTTTTACAGGCAAGACTGGATCATGCATCGGCTCATCAACCGTTTATTACGTTATTACTTTCCCGCGACGGGATGTATGATCGTTTGCCGGAAGGCGTGTTTCATGAATTTTCTCTCCGGCCATCAGCAGCGGAAAATGTAAGAACGCCCATTGCATACTACCGGCAACAACAACAGGAACAGCAACAAGCCCGGCTTTTCTTTCAGCCTTTTGAAAACGAATTTTTTCTGCAGCAGGTACTGTTGGAACAATATGAGAAAAAAGTATTGTGCAGTATTGCCGGGAAACTGGTGCCAGCCTGGCTAACTGCTTTCTGGGAACTACCTGCTGATCTGCCTGCCGGGGCCCTGGAACGGTTGATACCATTACTACCGTACCTGCATGGGATAGCAGGTAATATATCGCAGGCACAATCCTGTTTGCAATATATACTACGGGAAAAAGTACAGGTAATACACGAGAATAGTCTGCAGCTGGTCTCTTCCGATCATGCTGCAGCGTTAGGTAAATGCGTATTGGGAAGGGATAGTGTGGTGGGGGCTGCTTTTTATACTGCTATTTCCCGGATCATGGTTACGATAGGCCCGTTATCACGGGAAAGGCTGTACGAATACCTGCCAGATAAGCCCTACGGACGTTTGCTGGTTATTTGTTATGACTATCTTTTTTCCGTAGCTGCAATGGTGGATACCCGGCTGGAACCTTTGGTAAATGAGCAGGAAACCCGGTTGGCTGATAAGGCGTCCATACCAGTCAGGATAGGATATACAGGTTACCTGTGAATATAAGTGCTGATAAATCTGTTTAAGTATATGAACGATATGACCATCTCTTGTTTGATACCCGCCGGCATCCTGGTGGCCGGGCTTTTACTGACCCAGGTAACCGGCAGATACCTGTCACATTTTTCCACAGCCGGCAAAAGAATGATCCGCTATCAGCTGTGTATGATCGTACTATGTGTAGCTATCGGTAGTGTAGCCCTACTGCCGCGCCATACCCCGGAGCTGCATCGGTATGCCTGGTGTGAAAGTGGTTTGCTCGGATTAGGCATCGTACATGTTTACATGATGTATACCCGATTCAAGGCGGATCATACTACGCTGTTATCCGAACTGGCGGTAATGGGGGTGATCCTGTTGGCTGGCGGAGCCGGGATGATGTTGGTAAATCGTTTACTGGTACAGGCTCCCCTGCCATATTACCCGATGCTCACCAGTTTATTGCCGTTTGTATGTCCTGTGTTTGTGTATAAAACTTTTGAGAAGATGCTCATCCTGCCCCCTAAAATATATAAAGGGTGGATCTATCCGTTACACCAGGAGGTACCGGTGATGCCGGAAGCATATATGAAAGAGCTGATTGTAATCGGATTTGAAATGAAGAAAAAACAAACAGATCATACCCCTACCTATTTCAGGGCCCGCACACCTGTAAAGATGGACCTTGGCGACCTGTTTTATCATTTTATCAATGATTATAACGAACGGTATCCGGATACCCCCATTGCATATGCCGATCATAACGGACATCCCTGCAGCTGGGTGTTTTACCGGAAGTCACGCTGGCGATGGATATCGAAAGTACTGGACCCGGATAAGGCCGTATTTATGAACGGGATCAAAGAAAACAGTGTGATCATTTGCACCAGCAATATCATTTCCTGAAAACAAGATGATGGCAGCACCTTTAAAATATTTTCCGGTCAACTGGATAGATGGAATGAAACTAAGCAGGCAGCATTTTGTCGATACAGAAAATGCAATGCTGGACCTGATCCGCGATACGTTTGCCTGTCGGCTGCATGCGGGAAATTATGGTTTGCTGCCTGCCGGCGGCGCAGATAAAACTTCGCTGCGTTGCTGGCTGGCAGCCGATAACCAGGAACAGTGGCGGGTGAAGGTAATGATTTGTCATGCCGTGACGCCCGGTGGTGGCCGTATTGAAATACCGGCATGTGCTACTCCCTGTCCGGAAGTTATTTATGCCCGGGATCCACAGGATACTGCTGCTGCCTACTATCTCATGATCCGGATGGATCCCTTTAACCGCCAGCCCTGTGGAGAACCTTCACCGGCAGAAGATCCGCCACGCCTGCCCTTCGCGGTACCGGCGTATCAGTTGTATATCATACCGGCTTCCGGATTGATACAGGAACAGCCAGGCTACTACGAATTGGTGCTGGCGAAAATCACAGTGACCGATGGGAGCCCGCGGCTGGATGAACATTATATTCCGCCTTGCCATACGATCAGCGCACATCCGGTATTGATAGACTGGTTCGATGAACTGGATCAGTTGCTGGGGCGCCTGGAACTGAATTGTGTACATATCGTGCAAAAGATTTACGGCAAACAGCAGCAGCAAGACGTGGCGCAGGTAGTGTTGTACATCACCGAAAAACTGTTGCAATTTCTGGGAAACCGGATCACACCATTCCGGTGGCTGGCCTTACAGCAGTCGCCGGCCCAGTTGGCGGAGATCATTGTCAGCCTGGCGCGTACCATGAAAAATGCCATCGATCAGCGTGCCGGCGCCGGCAAGGAAGAATTACTGAACTACTTTGCAGCGTGGGGTGCATTGCGACAGGGAGAACTGGACACCCTGCTGATCAATTGTGCCAACCTGTCTTATCAGCATCAGGATATACAGGCCTGCCTGCAGGTAGTAGGCACTTTTGTACAAGCCATAGACGGATTGTTTACGGGTTTGTGTCAACTTGATTATATTGGCCGCCGGCCCGACAATAATATTTTCGTAAAAGAAGCAACAGCAGCAGATACGGAATATGTGAAAAAACATACCACCCAAAAATGGTTTTTCACGGATTGATATACCGGAAGTAGCAGCTACCATATTTGTTAACCCATTCATACCGTAATTACATGCAGGCATTAAACAGCCGGGAACGTACAGTGGCCTTTCTCTGGTTCCTGGTATTTTTTATGA
Coding sequences within:
- a CDS encoding type VI secretion system baseplate subunit TssG encodes the protein MENNTRRAVVLEAIVHCLKNFRYDIRAEVIAGDLLEQLLQETEIMVQPMSVFTRSFSPDVLQARLDHASAHQPFITLLLSRDGMYDRLPEGVFHEFSLRPSAAENVRTPIAYYRQQQQEQQQARLFFQPFENEFFLQQVLLEQYEKKVLCSIAGKLVPAWLTAFWELPADLPAGALERLIPLLPYLHGIAGNISQAQSCLQYILREKVQVIHENSLQLVSSDHAAALGKCVLGRDSVVGAAFYTAISRIMVTIGPLSRERLYEYLPDKPYGRLLVICYDYLFSVAAMVDTRLEPLVNEQETRLADKASIPVRIGYTGYL
- the tssK gene encoding type VI secretion system baseplate subunit TssK translates to MAAPLKYFPVNWIDGMKLSRQHFVDTENAMLDLIRDTFACRLHAGNYGLLPAGGADKTSLRCWLAADNQEQWRVKVMICHAVTPGGGRIEIPACATPCPEVIYARDPQDTAAAYYLMIRMDPFNRQPCGEPSPAEDPPRLPFAVPAYQLYIIPASGLIQEQPGYYELVLAKITVTDGSPRLDEHYIPPCHTISAHPVLIDWFDELDQLLGRLELNCVHIVQKIYGKQQQQDVAQVVLYITEKLLQFLGNRITPFRWLALQQSPAQLAEIIVSLARTMKNAIDQRAGAGKEELLNYFAAWGALRQGELDTLLINCANLSYQHQDIQACLQVVGTFVQAIDGLFTGLCQLDYIGRRPDNNIFVKEATAADTEYVKKHTTQKWFFTD
- a CDS encoding TssN family type VI secretion system protein — protein: MNDMTISCLIPAGILVAGLLLTQVTGRYLSHFSTAGKRMIRYQLCMIVLCVAIGSVALLPRHTPELHRYAWCESGLLGLGIVHVYMMYTRFKADHTTLLSELAVMGVILLAGGAGMMLVNRLLVQAPLPYYPMLTSLLPFVCPVFVYKTFEKMLILPPKIYKGWIYPLHQEVPVMPEAYMKELIVIGFEMKKKQTDHTPTYFRARTPVKMDLGDLFYHFINDYNERYPDTPIAYADHNGHPCSWVFYRKSRWRWISKVLDPDKAVFMNGIKENSVIICTSNIIS